From Rhodococcus sp. B7740, one genomic window encodes:
- a CDS encoding ABC transporter ATP-binding protein produces the protein MTVSVPLRRARTVVEVPSPATGSAILRRTVRRHRTRLIVSSLLFGVHQLCETMVPVAIGLIVSRAIDTGDVTAMVLSLVGLAALFVTLSYAWRIGARIIVVAIEREAHLVRVEVAGRVLDPRGVRTELSAGELLTVSTSDAEKESWILDLIARVFASAVAVVASAVALIVIDVPLGLAVVIGTPVILIALQRLAPLLTRAATAQQAEVAGVSGMATDLVSGVRPLRGIGAEDAATQRFVTSSRTALAATLKLARANNVYQGLSATVNALLAVGIAGTAGWFALQGRISVGELITVIGLAQFVIEPLTGLSKIPGVVAMVRGSADRLALVLGAEHVLPQSESTVPVETDLAVDDVRFRSLDGLTFRTEPGEMVGVVTYRPQDGEALATLLSGQISDADYTGSVRIGGITAGEIDLRRARETVLVEPHITDLFAGTVRSNVTAGRERPDAELDVVLHASAATDVVELHEAGLDHAVTDRGASLSGGQRQRVALARALSVDAPVLVLHDPTTAVDAVTEHAIARGIAELRHTERGSQTTILITTSPALLSVTHRVLVVDDGRVVAEGTHHHLASSDAQYKDAVLR, from the coding sequence ATGACCGTTTCTGTGCCGCTCCGCCGTGCTCGGACAGTGGTGGAGGTGCCCTCTCCGGCCACCGGCTCCGCAATTTTGCGTCGCACCGTTCGACGGCATCGCACCCGCCTGATCGTCTCGTCGCTGCTGTTCGGGGTGCATCAACTGTGCGAAACGATGGTCCCGGTGGCGATCGGACTGATCGTCTCGCGGGCCATCGACACCGGTGATGTGACCGCGATGGTGCTCTCGTTGGTCGGTCTGGCGGCCTTGTTCGTCACCCTGTCGTACGCGTGGCGGATCGGTGCCCGCATCATCGTGGTCGCCATCGAGCGGGAGGCGCACCTGGTGCGCGTGGAGGTCGCCGGTCGCGTCCTCGATCCGCGGGGTGTGCGTACCGAGTTGTCGGCGGGCGAGTTGCTGACGGTCTCGACGTCCGACGCCGAGAAGGAGTCCTGGATTCTCGATCTGATCGCACGGGTCTTCGCGTCCGCCGTGGCGGTCGTCGCGTCCGCCGTCGCGCTGATCGTGATCGACGTTCCGCTCGGTCTCGCCGTGGTCATCGGGACGCCGGTCATCCTCATCGCGCTGCAACGACTCGCTCCGTTGCTCACCCGTGCTGCCACTGCGCAGCAGGCCGAGGTGGCCGGGGTGTCGGGTATGGCAACCGATCTGGTCAGCGGTGTCCGGCCGCTTCGCGGAATCGGTGCCGAGGATGCTGCGACGCAGCGATTCGTGACATCGAGTCGAACAGCGTTGGCTGCGACTCTGAAGCTCGCTCGCGCGAACAACGTCTATCAGGGCCTGTCGGCAACGGTCAACGCGTTGCTGGCCGTCGGGATCGCCGGTACCGCCGGGTGGTTCGCGCTGCAGGGCCGGATCTCGGTCGGTGAGTTGATCACCGTCATCGGCCTCGCTCAGTTCGTCATCGAACCTCTCACCGGATTGTCGAAGATCCCCGGCGTGGTGGCGATGGTGCGCGGATCCGCCGATCGGCTCGCCCTCGTACTCGGTGCGGAACACGTTCTACCGCAGTCCGAGTCAACGGTTCCGGTAGAGACAGATCTTGCCGTCGACGACGTTCGGTTCCGATCGCTCGACGGTCTCACGTTCCGCACCGAACCGGGCGAGATGGTCGGCGTGGTCACGTACCGGCCGCAGGACGGGGAAGCGCTCGCTACGCTGCTGTCCGGTCAGATCTCCGACGCCGACTACACCGGATCGGTTCGTATCGGCGGCATCACGGCGGGAGAGATCGATCTTCGACGCGCCCGAGAGACCGTGCTCGTCGAACCCCACATCACCGACCTGTTCGCGGGAACCGTCCGCAGCAACGTCACCGCAGGCCGGGAGCGGCCCGACGCCGAACTCGACGTCGTGCTGCACGCCTCCGCGGCCACCGATGTCGTCGAATTGCACGAGGCCGGTCTCGATCACGCCGTCACCGACCGCGGAGCCAGCCTGTCGGGCGGCCAACGCCAGCGAGTGGCGTTGGCGCGCGCACTGTCGGTCGACGCCCCGGTCCTGGTGCTGCACGACCCCACCACGGCCGTCGACGCCGTCACCGAGCACGCCATCGCCCGCGGCATCGCCGAACTTCGACATACCGAACGAGGCTCGCAGACAACGATCCTCATCACCACGAGCCCCGCGTTGCTGTCGGTGACCCATCGCGTTCTCGTCGTCGACGACGGTCGCGTCGTCGCCGAGGGCACGCACCACCATCTCGCGTCCTCGGACGCGCAGTACAAGGACGCGGTGCTGCGATGA